The Theropithecus gelada isolate Dixy chromosome 11, Tgel_1.0, whole genome shotgun sequence genome includes a region encoding these proteins:
- the CABP1 gene encoding calcium-binding protein 1 isoform X1 produces MGGGDGAAFKRPGDGARLQRVLGLGSRRAPGSLPAGGPAPRRTAPPPPGHASAGPAAMSSHIAKSESKTSLLKAAAAAASGGSRAPRHGPARDPGLPSRRLTGSCPGTPQSSGDPSSRRPLCRPAPREEGARGSQRGLPQAHCRPREALPAAASRPSPSSPLPPARGRDGEERGLSPALGFRGSLRVPGRGDSVPAAASEADPFLHRLRPMLSSAFGQDRSLRPEEIEELREAFREFDKDKDGYINCRDLGNCMRTMGYMPTEMELIELSQQINMNLGGHVDFDDFVELMGPKLLAETADMIGVKELRDAFREFDTNGDGEISTSELREAMRKLLGHQVGHRDIEEIIRDVDLNGDGRVDFEEFVRMMSR; encoded by the exons ATGGGCGGCGGCGACGGGGCCGCATTTAAGCGGCCGGGGGACGGCGCCCGCCTCCAGCGCGTCCTCGGGCTTGGCTCCCGCCGGGCGCCCGGTTCTCTGCCCGCCGGGGGCCCCGCGCCACGCCGCACCGCGCCGCCCCCGCCGGGCCATGCGAGCGCGGGCCCCGCCGCGATGAGCTCGCACATCGCCAAAAGCGAGTCCAAGACGTCGCTGCtgaaggcggcggcggcggcggcgagcgGGGGCAGCCGGGCTCCCCGCCACGGCCCTGCCCGGGACCCGGGGCTGCCCAGCCGCCGGCTAACTGGCTCCTGCCCGGGGACGCCGCAGTCGTCCGGGGACCCCAGTTCGCGGAGGCCCCTGTGCCGGCCGGCGCCGCGAGAGGAGGGCGCGCGGGGGAGCCAGCGTGGGCTCCCCCAGGCGCACTGCAGGCCCCGGGAGGCGCTGCCGGCCGCGGCGTCCCGACCTTCGCCGTCGTCGCCGCTGCCGCCGGCCCGCGGGCGGGATGGGGAGGAACGGGGACTGTCCCCGGCGCTTGGCTTCCGGGGCTCTCTGCGAGTCCCGGGCCGCGGGGACTCCGTTCCAGCCGCCGCGTCCGAGGCGGACCCGTTCCTCCACAGGCTGCGCCCCATGCTCAGCTCCGCCTTCGGCCAG GATAGATCACTGCGACCAGAGGAAATCGAAG AGCTCCGAGAGGCCTTCAGAGAATTCGACAAGGACAAGGATGGCTACATCAACTGCCGGGACCTGGGCAACTGCATGCGCACCATGGGCTACATGCCCACTGAGATGGAGCTCATCGAACTGTCCCAGCAGATCAACATGAACC TGGGTGGCCACGTAGATTTTGATGACTTCGTGGAGCTAATGGGGCCTAAACTCCTGGCAGAGACAGCAGATATGATTGGTGTAAAGGAACTGCGAGATGCTTTCCGAGAG TTTGACACCAATGGTGATGGGGAAATAAGCACCAGTGAGTTGCGAGAGGCTATGAGGAAGCTCCTGGGCCATCAGGTGGGACACCGAGACATAGAGGAAATTATCCGAGATGTGGACCTCAATGGGGATGGACGAGTGGACTTTGAAG
- the CABP1 gene encoding calcium-binding protein 1 isoform X3, with translation MGNCVKSPLRNLSRKDRSLRPEEIEELREAFREFDKDKDGYINCRDLGNCMRTMGYMPTEMELIELSQQINMNLGGHVDFDDFVELMGPKLLAETADMIGVKELRDAFREFDTNGDGEISTSELREAMRKLLGHQVGHRDIEEIIRDVDLNGDGRVDFEEFVRMMSR, from the exons ATGGGCAACTGTGTCAAGTCTCCACTGAGAAATCTCTCGAGGAAG GATAGATCACTGCGACCAGAGGAAATCGAAG AGCTCCGAGAGGCCTTCAGAGAATTCGACAAGGACAAGGATGGCTACATCAACTGCCGGGACCTGGGCAACTGCATGCGCACCATGGGCTACATGCCCACTGAGATGGAGCTCATCGAACTGTCCCAGCAGATCAACATGAACC TGGGTGGCCACGTAGATTTTGATGACTTCGTGGAGCTAATGGGGCCTAAACTCCTGGCAGAGACAGCAGATATGATTGGTGTAAAGGAACTGCGAGATGCTTTCCGAGAG TTTGACACCAATGGTGATGGGGAAATAAGCACCAGTGAGTTGCGAGAGGCTATGAGGAAGCTCCTGGGCCATCAGGTGGGACACCGAGACATAGAGGAAATTATCCGAGATGTGGACCTCAATGGGGATGGACGAGTGGACTTTGAAG
- the CABP1 gene encoding calcium-binding protein 1 isoform X2, with the protein MGNCVKSPLRNLSRKMCQEEQTSYMVVQTSEEGLAADTELPGPLLMLAQNCAVMHNLLGPACIFLRKGFAENRQPDRSLRPEEIEELREAFREFDKDKDGYINCRDLGNCMRTMGYMPTEMELIELSQQINMNLGGHVDFDDFVELMGPKLLAETADMIGVKELRDAFREFDTNGDGEISTSELREAMRKLLGHQVGHRDIEEIIRDVDLNGDGRVDFEEFVRMMSR; encoded by the exons ATGGGCAACTGTGTCAAGTCTCCACTGAGAAATCTCTCGAGGAAG ATGTGCCAGGAGGAACAGACCAGCTACATGGTGGTTCAGACAAGCGAGGAGGGGCTGGCGGCCGACACCGAGCTCCCAGGACCGCTCCTGATGCTGGCCCAGAACTGCGCAGTCATGCACAACCTGCTGGGCCCTGCCTGCATTTTCCTGCGCAAGGGCTTCGCTGAGAACAGGCAGCCT GATAGATCACTGCGACCAGAGGAAATCGAAG AGCTCCGAGAGGCCTTCAGAGAATTCGACAAGGACAAGGATGGCTACATCAACTGCCGGGACCTGGGCAACTGCATGCGCACCATGGGCTACATGCCCACTGAGATGGAGCTCATCGAACTGTCCCAGCAGATCAACATGAACC TGGGTGGCCACGTAGATTTTGATGACTTCGTGGAGCTAATGGGGCCTAAACTCCTGGCAGAGACAGCAGATATGATTGGTGTAAAGGAACTGCGAGATGCTTTCCGAGAG TTTGACACCAATGGTGATGGGGAAATAAGCACCAGTGAGTTGCGAGAGGCTATGAGGAAGCTCCTGGGCCATCAGGTGGGACACCGAGACATAGAGGAAATTATCCGAGATGTGGACCTCAATGGGGATGGACGAGTGGACTTTGAAG